Sequence from the Oikeobacillus pervagus genome:
TCGCTCAAATCAACATCCGCTTTTGCGGTATATTCTTTTAATTCCACAATTTTCTTCCTTAACTCAACAACTGGTTTTTCAAACTCAAGTTCGTTTACCATGCTATTTCACCACCTGACTGATGAATATCTAAAATGGTTGATATTTTATCCTTTAGTTCGAGCCTAGGAATCACCGCATCTAATTGTCCATGCTTTAATAAAAATTCGGCTGTTTGGAAATCCTCAGGGAGCTTTTCCCTAATCGTTTGTTCAATAATTCGTCTTCCAGCAAAGCCAATCAATGCTTTTGGTTCGGCAAAATTATAGTCCCCAAGTGAAGCAAAACTTGCCGAAACACCGCCTGTTGTTGGATGGGTCATAATGGAAATAATTAATCCACCATGCTCACTAAGTTGTTTTAAAGCAGCACTTGTTTTGGCCATTTGCATAAGAGATAGAACCCCCTCTTGCATACGTGCTCCACCTGAAGCAGTAAAAATAACAAAAGGGATTCCATGTTGATCTGCATATTCAATCGCTCTTGTAATTTTTTCTCCTACTACAGATCCCATACTCCCCATCCGGAAATTCGCCGCCATAATTGCTAGAGCAATCTCATGACCATTTACTTGACCTTTCCCAGTAAGTACGGCCTCATTTAGATTCGTTAGCTTGCGATCTTTTTCAATTTTCTCTAAATAATTAGGAAAATTTAATGGATTACTTGATATTAATTCAGCATCAAATTCTTCAAAAGTACCTTCATCAATGAATGAATCCCTTCTCTCAAATACATTCATTGAATGATGATATCCACAATGTAAACAAACATGTAAATTCTTATGTAATTCCTTTGTGTACATAATCTTTTTACATTGCGGGCATTTCGTCATAATTCCTTCTGGCACATGCTTTGCGCTTTCAGAAGGAATCGTTGCATATTTCTTTTTCTTCGGTTTATTAAATAACTCTTTAATCAAGGCTAGTCCCCCCTTGCAAGGCCTTCAATTTCTTACTATTTTTCACTTTACACGATATCAGTTAAAAAGAATGTAAAAATCTATCAATTGTTTTTCGACAAATTTTGTATTTTATAATATTTTTCATATACTTCGGCTAGATTTCTAGTCTTAAATGCCCCAATCAATTCGAGAAAATAGGATTTATTTAGTAATAAACGATCTTGCTTTTGGATCGATTGGGCATAGTCTGTAATGATATACCATATTTTCTTTAAAAGTTGATTGTTTGCCAGATCTAGTAAATAGGAGAAAAAATCCATCTCTGTCCAAGTTTCATTCTGCACAGATTCTTCTAGAATATCAAGATGCCATGACAGATTTTTGTTTTTTAAGATGAGAAAAAAGCTGCCAAGCTCGACAATTTGTTTTGTCGATTGAACATCCCGCTTCGTTCGTTCATCTTGTAAAATAAATGTACTTAATAATTCGACAAGTCGATGATCGCGAAATTCCTTTACAAAGGTTCCTTCGCCTCTTCTCGTTTCAATAAGTCCAAGCAGTTCTAGGGCACGTAATGCCTCTCTTACAGAGGAGCGCCCTACATTCAACCGTTCAGACAATTCTCTTTCAGAAGGCAGTCTATCTCCTGAAACTAAACCATCTGTAGAAATCATTAATCGAATTTGATCAACGATTTCTACAAATTTTGAGGTTGCTTTTTTCTCCACTAATAGAGTCACTCACCTTTACCGATTGTCGCTAGTTCCACTGTTTTTTGATGAATTTCGGATGGATTCACCTTAATTCTTGCTACTCCTGTCTCCATAGCTGTTTTTGCTACGCTTGCTGCAACAGCCGGGGCCACCCGAGGATCAAATGGACTA
This genomic interval carries:
- the accD gene encoding acetyl-CoA carboxylase, carboxyltransferase subunit beta; translated protein: MIKELFNKPKKKKYATIPSESAKHVPEGIMTKCPQCKKIMYTKELHKNLHVCLHCGYHHSMNVFERRDSFIDEGTFEEFDAELISSNPLNFPNYLEKIEKDRKLTNLNEAVLTGKGQVNGHEIALAIMAANFRMGSMGSVVGEKITRAIEYADQHGIPFVIFTASGGARMQEGVLSLMQMAKTSAALKQLSEHGGLIISIMTHPTTGGVSASFASLGDYNFAEPKALIGFAGRRIIEQTIREKLPEDFQTAEFLLKHGQLDAVIPRLELKDKISTILDIHQSGGEIAW
- a CDS encoding FadR/GntR family transcriptional regulator — encoded protein: MEKKATSKFVEIVDQIRLMISTDGLVSGDRLPSERELSERLNVGRSSVREALRALELLGLIETRRGEGTFVKEFRDHRLVELLSTFILQDERTKRDVQSTKQIVELGSFFLILKNKNLSWHLDILEESVQNETWTEMDFFSYLLDLANNQLLKKIWYIITDYAQSIQKQDRLLLNKSYFLELIGAFKTRNLAEVYEKYYKIQNLSKNN